The proteins below come from a single Microbacterium sp. SLBN-154 genomic window:
- a CDS encoding ABC transporter permease, producing MTATVVAPQTRAGGVRALWAGNPQAVVQRGLIAARSSNWIVVLSGFFEPVFYLLSMGVGLGALIGDVTTASGLEVSYAAFIAPALLAVSAMNGAVYDSTWNVFFKLNYGKLYEGMLSTSLGPLDVALGEILYALLRGLVYATGFMVIMQVVGLNLSWTAILALPAVLLIAFGFASLGMAITSYMKAFQHMDWINFVMLPMFLFSATFYPLSVYDGQPWIIAIIQALPLWHGVELIRGLTLGDLNAGMLWHVLYFAVMITVGLIFTTKRLRALFLD from the coding sequence ATGACCGCCACCGTCGTCGCCCCCCAGACCCGCGCCGGCGGAGTCCGCGCCCTCTGGGCCGGCAATCCGCAGGCGGTCGTGCAGCGCGGACTCATCGCGGCCCGCTCGTCGAATTGGATCGTCGTGCTGTCGGGCTTCTTCGAGCCGGTCTTCTATCTGCTGTCGATGGGCGTCGGCCTGGGCGCGCTCATCGGAGATGTCACGACCGCCTCCGGCCTCGAGGTCTCCTACGCCGCATTCATCGCCCCCGCGCTCCTGGCGGTCTCGGCCATGAACGGCGCGGTCTACGACTCCACCTGGAACGTCTTCTTCAAGCTCAACTACGGCAAGCTCTACGAGGGGATGCTGTCGACCTCGCTCGGTCCGCTCGATGTGGCGCTCGGCGAGATCCTGTATGCGCTGCTTCGGGGACTCGTCTACGCCACCGGATTCATGGTGATCATGCAGGTCGTCGGCTTGAACCTGTCCTGGACGGCGATCCTGGCCCTTCCGGCGGTGCTCCTCATCGCCTTCGGCTTCGCCAGCCTCGGGATGGCGATCACGAGCTACATGAAGGCGTTCCAGCACATGGACTGGATCAACTTCGTCATGCTGCCGATGTTCCTCTTCTCCGCGACGTTCTACCCGCTGAGCGTGTACGACGGACAGCCGTGGATCATCGCCATCATCCAGGCGCTCCCGCTCTGGCACGGTGTGGAGCTCATCCGCGGCCTCACCCTCGGCGACCTGAACGCGGGCATGCTCTGGCATGTGCTCTACTTCGCGGTGATGATCACCGTCGGGCTCATCTTCACCACGAAGCGGCTGCGCGCGCTCTTCCTCGACTGA
- a CDS encoding phosphoenolpyruvate carboxykinase (GTP), translating into MAIADIFSRTASAPIDAGDSRAYGARPTIIGDGMAELEAWVEEIATLTQPDRIHWVDGSRGENDALLRQMVDEGKLIKLNPEWRPGSYLARSHPSDVARTEARTFIASEVEEDAGPTNNWAPPAEIRATITPLFEGSMRGRTMYVVPFSMGPVGGPLSHIGVQVTDSAYAVASIGIMTRVGTQVLREIAAGKPWVKTVHSVGAPLRPGEPDVAWPCNDEKYIVHFPDTLEVWSFGSGYGGNAILAKKCFALRIASVIGRDEGWLAEHMLLIRVIDPAGRAYHVAAAFPSACGKTNLAMLRPTIPGWRVETLGDDIAWLRPGEDGRLWAINPEAGFFGVAPGTGESTNVTAVETLWGNTIFTNVALRPDGDVWWEGLTDTPPAELTDWEGNPWTPESGRPAAHPNSRFTVGAAQCPQIAEDWDAPQGVPLDAILFGGRRATNVPLVVEATDWTHGVFMGATISSERTAAAEGTVGELRRDPFAMLPFCGYNMADYFGHWLKVGQKLRFDRAPRIFQVNWFRKGPDGRFLWPGFGDNARVIDWIIRRIEGEVPAVDSPVGRLPRTEDLDVDGIDVSADDLERLFAIDPQSWLQEADLTDEFFRTFEGRIPAALYAELAALRYRLQRA; encoded by the coding sequence ATGGCTATCGCCGACATCTTCTCGCGCACCGCGTCTGCGCCGATCGACGCCGGTGACTCCCGTGCATACGGCGCCCGCCCGACGATCATCGGCGACGGGATGGCGGAGCTGGAGGCGTGGGTGGAAGAGATCGCCACGCTGACCCAGCCCGACCGCATCCACTGGGTCGACGGCTCGCGCGGCGAGAACGATGCGCTGCTGCGTCAGATGGTCGACGAGGGGAAGCTGATCAAGCTCAACCCCGAGTGGCGTCCGGGTTCCTACCTCGCCCGCTCGCACCCGAGCGACGTCGCCCGCACCGAGGCGCGCACCTTCATCGCCTCCGAGGTCGAAGAAGACGCCGGGCCCACCAACAACTGGGCCCCTCCCGCCGAGATCCGTGCGACGATCACGCCCCTGTTCGAAGGATCGATGCGCGGTCGCACGATGTACGTCGTACCCTTCTCGATGGGGCCGGTCGGCGGTCCGCTGTCGCACATCGGCGTGCAGGTGACCGACAGCGCTTACGCCGTGGCATCCATCGGGATCATGACCCGCGTGGGCACGCAGGTGCTCCGGGAGATCGCCGCCGGGAAGCCCTGGGTGAAGACCGTGCACTCGGTCGGTGCTCCTCTGCGCCCCGGCGAGCCCGACGTGGCGTGGCCGTGCAACGACGAGAAGTACATCGTGCACTTCCCCGACACCCTCGAGGTCTGGTCGTTCGGCTCGGGGTACGGCGGCAACGCGATCCTGGCGAAGAAGTGCTTCGCGCTGCGGATCGCCTCGGTGATCGGCCGGGACGAGGGCTGGCTCGCCGAGCACATGCTGCTCATCCGCGTCATCGACCCGGCCGGTCGGGCCTACCACGTCGCCGCGGCGTTCCCCTCGGCCTGCGGCAAGACGAACCTGGCCATGCTGCGTCCCACCATCCCCGGATGGCGCGTGGAGACCCTCGGCGACGACATCGCCTGGCTCCGTCCGGGCGAGGACGGACGCCTCTGGGCGATCAACCCCGAGGCGGGATTCTTCGGGGTGGCGCCCGGCACCGGCGAATCGACCAATGTGACCGCGGTCGAGACCCTGTGGGGCAACACCATCTTCACCAATGTCGCGCTCCGCCCCGACGGCGACGTCTGGTGGGAGGGTCTGACCGACACCCCGCCCGCCGAGCTCACCGACTGGGAGGGCAACCCGTGGACGCCCGAGAGCGGCCGACCCGCCGCCCACCCGAACTCGCGCTTCACCGTCGGTGCGGCCCAGTGCCCCCAGATCGCCGAGGACTGGGACGCCCCGCAGGGAGTGCCGCTGGATGCGATCCTCTTCGGCGGCCGACGGGCGACGAACGTCCCGCTCGTCGTCGAGGCCACCGACTGGACCCATGGCGTGTTCATGGGCGCGACGATCTCGTCGGAGCGCACCGCCGCCGCCGAGGGCACCGTCGGCGAGCTCCGCCGCGACCCGTTCGCGATGCTGCCGTTCTGCGGGTACAACATGGCCGACTATTTCGGGCACTGGCTGAAGGTCGGTCAGAAGCTCCGCTTCGACCGGGCTCCCCGCATCTTCCAGGTCAACTGGTTCCGGAAGGGCCCCGACGGACGCTTCCTGTGGCCCGGCTTCGGCGACAACGCCCGCGTCATCGACTGGATCATCCGCCGTATCGAAGGCGAGGTCCCCGCCGTCGACAGCCCGGTCGGGCGTCTGCCGCGCACCGAAGACCTCGACGTCGACGGCATCGACGTCTCGGCCGACGACCTCGAGCGTCTCTTCGCCATCGACCCGCAGTCGTGGCTCCAGGAGGCCGACCTCACCGACGAGTTCTTCCGCACTTTCGAGGGACGTATTCCCGCGGCGCTGTACGCCGAGCTCGCGGCGCTGCGCTACCGGCTCCAGCGGGCCTGA
- a CDS encoding S1C family serine protease yields the protein MSDDAALDAYSSAVIRVAEATLPSVAAVEVRSRRGAGAGSASVISDEGLLLTSAHVVDGAASVSATFADGTAVAADILGSDPLSDLAVLRARGETPPALPLGDAAGLRVGQLVVALGNPRGLAGSVSAGIVSALGRSLPTRSGRVIDEVIQTDAALNPGSSGGVLADSAGRIVGVNTAVAGVGLGLAVPINATTREIIDALARSGRFRRAWLGIAGAQVTLPADVAARAGATSGMQVADVVAGSPAARAGARRGDIVLSLDGSAVRSSTQLQRAMVEAAIGRRMELTLWRSGALVDIVVEPEELTPAS from the coding sequence ATGTCAGACGATGCCGCCCTCGACGCGTACTCCAGCGCCGTCATCCGGGTCGCCGAGGCGACCCTCCCGTCGGTCGCGGCGGTGGAGGTCCGCTCGCGCCGCGGCGCCGGCGCGGGCAGCGCCTCGGTGATCTCCGACGAGGGACTGCTCCTGACCAGCGCGCACGTGGTCGACGGGGCCGCGTCGGTGTCGGCGACCTTCGCCGATGGCACCGCGGTCGCCGCGGACATCCTCGGCAGCGACCCGCTGTCGGATCTCGCCGTGCTCCGGGCCCGGGGTGAGACCCCGCCGGCGCTTCCCCTCGGCGACGCCGCCGGGCTGCGGGTCGGTCAGCTGGTGGTCGCGCTCGGCAATCCGCGCGGACTCGCCGGCAGCGTGTCGGCGGGTATCGTCTCGGCCCTCGGCCGGTCGCTGCCGACCCGGTCCGGGCGCGTCATCGACGAGGTGATCCAGACCGATGCAGCATTGAACCCCGGCTCCAGCGGGGGCGTCCTCGCCGACAGCGCGGGGCGCATCGTGGGTGTCAACACCGCCGTCGCGGGCGTCGGGTTGGGCCTTGCGGTGCCGATCAACGCCACGACGCGCGAGATCATCGACGCGCTGGCGCGCTCAGGCCGATTCCGTCGCGCCTGGCTGGGGATCGCGGGCGCCCAGGTGACCCTCCCCGCCGACGTGGCGGCGCGGGCCGGAGCGACATCGGGGATGCAGGTCGCCGACGTCGTGGCGGGGAGCCCCGCGGCCCGCGCCGGCGCGCGCCGCGGCGACATCGTCCTCTCCCTCGACGGCAGTGCCGTGCGAAGCTCCACCCAACTGCAGCGCGCGATGGTCGAGGCGGCCATCGGTCGTCGCATGGAGCTGACGCTGTGGCGGAGCGGCGCGCTCGTCGACATCGTGGTCGAGCCGGAGGAACTCACCCCCGCATCGTGA
- a CDS encoding ABC transporter ATP-binding protein, which yields MSDTTRPSRRRGRRGADQDGPRASLKQLIPFLLEHKGVLVVVAVLSIIGAVATLGQPVLVGQVIERVQAGETLGLLVWGIVALVVAASLIGGYQHYLLQRTGTAVVYSSRRKLISRILHLPISEFDSRRTGDLVSRVGTDTTLLYAVLTQGLADAVGNSLIFVGAIIGMAIIDPVLLGAIVLVLGVSVVGVVLLSGRIRRATQVQQEKVGELASGVERAIGSIRTVRAAGATERETAAISAMATDVYHVGVRIAKVSALVVPVAGIALQVSLLVVLGFGGFRVASGAIEIASLVTFVIFLFLLIGPLGTFFGAITSVNQALGALGRIQEVLDLPTEDAEDARTAAGVAATPAVDGAEPAAIEFVDVRFSYPENVIAARRTAEKEAKALLESAHVDTTTIDVVRHDDESDAGASPPSQEATPDGEVLRGVSFRVPRGARVALVGPSGAGKSTTLALIERFYDPTGGAILLDGADVRTIDRAALRSQLGYVEQDAPTLAGTIAENLRLAAPEASDAECERVLRAVNLGDVLERSPLGLEAPVGENGVMLSGGERQRLAIARALLAAPPILLLDESTSSLDGLNEQRMRDAIDAVAAGRTLIVIAHRLSTVVDSDLIVVLDHGRVVGQGTHGELVETTPLYRDLARHQLLV from the coding sequence ATGTCTGACACCACCCGCCCGTCCCGTCGCCGCGGCCGTCGTGGCGCCGACCAGGACGGCCCCCGCGCCAGCCTGAAGCAGCTGATCCCGTTCCTCCTCGAGCACAAGGGCGTTCTCGTGGTGGTGGCGGTCCTCAGCATCATCGGCGCCGTCGCCACGCTCGGCCAGCCCGTGCTCGTCGGCCAGGTGATCGAGCGGGTGCAGGCGGGCGAGACCCTCGGCCTGCTGGTGTGGGGCATCGTCGCCCTCGTCGTCGCCGCGTCGCTGATCGGCGGATACCAGCATTACCTGCTGCAGCGCACCGGAACCGCGGTGGTGTACTCCAGCCGCCGGAAGCTCATCTCGCGCATCCTCCACCTGCCGATCAGCGAGTTCGACTCCCGCCGCACCGGCGATCTGGTCTCGCGCGTCGGCACCGACACCACCCTCCTCTACGCCGTCCTCACCCAGGGCCTCGCCGACGCCGTGGGCAACTCGCTCATCTTCGTCGGCGCCATCATCGGCATGGCCATCATCGATCCGGTGCTGCTCGGGGCGATCGTGCTGGTCCTGGGTGTGTCGGTGGTGGGCGTGGTCCTTCTCAGCGGCAGGATCCGCAGGGCCACCCAGGTGCAGCAGGAGAAGGTGGGCGAGCTCGCGTCGGGTGTGGAGCGCGCCATCGGGTCGATCCGCACCGTCCGCGCCGCCGGCGCGACCGAGCGCGAGACCGCGGCGATCAGCGCGATGGCCACCGACGTCTACCACGTCGGGGTCCGCATCGCGAAGGTGTCGGCGCTCGTCGTCCCTGTCGCCGGCATCGCCCTGCAGGTCTCGCTGCTGGTCGTCCTCGGGTTCGGGGGCTTCCGCGTCGCATCCGGAGCGATCGAGATCGCGAGCCTGGTGACCTTCGTCATTTTCCTCTTCCTCCTCATCGGGCCGCTCGGCACGTTCTTCGGCGCGATCACGTCGGTGAACCAGGCGCTCGGTGCCCTCGGTCGCATCCAGGAGGTGCTCGATCTCCCGACCGAGGACGCCGAGGACGCCCGCACGGCCGCGGGCGTGGCCGCCACCCCGGCGGTCGATGGGGCCGAACCGGCCGCCATCGAGTTCGTCGACGTGCGGTTCTCGTACCCCGAGAACGTCATCGCCGCGCGGCGCACGGCCGAGAAGGAGGCCAAGGCGCTGCTCGAATCGGCCCACGTCGACACCACGACGATCGACGTGGTGCGCCACGACGATGAGTCGGATGCGGGGGCATCACCGCCTTCGCAGGAGGCGACGCCCGACGGCGAGGTGCTGCGCGGCGTCTCGTTCCGGGTCCCGCGCGGGGCGCGCGTGGCCCTCGTGGGCCCGTCGGGCGCCGGCAAGAGCACGACCCTCGCGCTCATCGAGCGGTTCTACGATCCCACCGGCGGCGCGATCCTCCTCGACGGCGCGGATGTCCGCACGATCGACCGGGCGGCACTGCGCTCACAGCTCGGCTACGTCGAGCAGGATGCCCCGACCCTCGCCGGCACGATCGCCGAGAACCTGCGGCTGGCTGCGCCGGAGGCCTCGGACGCAGAATGCGAGCGGGTCCTCCGCGCGGTCAACCTCGGTGACGTGCTCGAGCGCAGCCCCCTGGGCCTGGAGGCCCCGGTCGGCGAGAACGGCGTGATGCTCTCGGGAGGCGAGCGTCAGAGGCTGGCGATCGCCCGCGCCCTGCTGGCCGCACCGCCGATCCTGCTGCTGGACGAATCGACCTCCTCGCTCGACGGCCTGAACGAGCAGCGGATGCGCGACGCGATCGACGCCGTGGCGGCCGGACGCACGCTGATCGTCATCGCCCACCGGCTGTCGACCGTCGTCGACAGCGACCTCATCGTCGTGCTCGACCACGGCCGCGTGGTCGGCCAGGGCACACACGGGGAGCTGGTGGAGACGACGCCGCTGTACCGCGACCTCGCCCGCCACCAGCTCCTGGTGTGA
- a CDS encoding ABC transporter permease, whose amino-acid sequence MSADPMSGPATAKIEQPSLDELRDEAMAWGRKPRAYGSWYVTEHMVRAMRAYGWTIVVGALGQPVVYLLGLGLGLAALIDQDVVDGGVSVPYVVFVAPALLMTATIAVASEEFTYPVMAGFKWRRYFYGFNASALSSPQIAHGVILGATARMIVVAAAYYLFLVLFQAIPNPETGWISIFISILAGLAFGVPIMAYAGRVEEDKGQFALVQRFIFMPMFLFSGTFYPLSELGALQVIGWISPLWHATELGRLVTYGRPESLLMISVHVLYLLALTVGAAFLARRIFVRRLAK is encoded by the coding sequence ATGAGCGCGGATCCGATGAGCGGTCCGGCGACCGCGAAGATCGAGCAGCCGAGCCTGGATGAGCTGCGCGACGAGGCGATGGCGTGGGGGCGCAAACCGCGCGCGTACGGGTCGTGGTACGTCACCGAGCACATGGTGCGCGCGATGCGCGCCTACGGCTGGACGATCGTCGTCGGCGCGCTCGGGCAGCCGGTCGTGTACCTGCTGGGCCTCGGTCTCGGGCTCGCAGCGCTGATAGACCAGGATGTCGTCGACGGTGGTGTGTCGGTCCCGTACGTCGTCTTCGTCGCCCCCGCTCTGCTCATGACCGCCACGATCGCCGTGGCGAGCGAGGAGTTCACCTATCCGGTGATGGCCGGCTTCAAGTGGCGACGCTACTTCTACGGGTTCAACGCCTCGGCGCTGTCGTCGCCGCAGATCGCGCACGGCGTCATCCTCGGCGCCACGGCTCGCATGATCGTGGTCGCCGCGGCCTACTATCTGTTCCTCGTCCTCTTCCAAGCGATTCCGAACCCCGAGACCGGGTGGATCTCGATCTTCATCTCGATTCTCGCGGGGCTGGCGTTCGGCGTCCCGATCATGGCCTACGCCGGACGCGTCGAAGAGGACAAAGGGCAGTTCGCCCTCGTGCAGCGGTTCATCTTCATGCCGATGTTCCTCTTCTCGGGCACCTTCTACCCGCTGTCGGAACTCGGGGCTCTGCAGGTGATCGGCTGGATCTCCCCGCTCTGGCACGCCACCGAGCTCGGGCGCCTGGTCACGTACGGCCGACCCGAGAGCCTGCTCATGATCAGCGTCCACGTCCTCTATCTCCTCGCGCTCACCGTCGGCGCCGCGTTCCTCGCGCGCCGGATCTTCGTGCGGAGGCTCGCGAAATGA
- a CDS encoding ABC transporter ATP-binding protein translates to MPEPVIRAENLVKTYASKGKPDFVAVDGLSFEVAPGESFGLLGPNGAGKSTTMKMVGAVSTRTRGELSILGLDPDRFGPEIRSRLGVVPQQDNLDGELNARENLYIYGRYFGLPGKVCHEKADELLAFAQLEDKAKSKVEQLSGGMKRRLTIARGLINDPRILLLDEPTTGLDPQARHVLWDRLFRLKERGTTLVLTTHYMDEAEQLCDRLIVVDKGRIMAEGTPASLIREHSSREVLEVRFGSDRNEQVAPQLQGLGDSVEVLPDRILIYTDNGERALERVTQLGFEPITSLVRRSSLEDVFLRLTGRSLIE, encoded by the coding sequence GTGCCTGAGCCCGTGATCCGCGCCGAGAACCTCGTGAAGACGTATGCGTCGAAGGGGAAGCCCGATTTCGTCGCCGTCGACGGGCTGTCGTTCGAGGTCGCCCCGGGGGAATCGTTCGGGCTGCTCGGCCCGAACGGGGCCGGCAAGTCGACGACGATGAAGATGGTCGGCGCGGTCTCGACCCGCACCCGCGGCGAGCTGAGCATCCTGGGGCTCGACCCCGATCGCTTCGGCCCCGAGATCCGCTCCCGCCTCGGTGTCGTCCCCCAGCAGGACAACCTCGACGGTGAGCTGAACGCCCGCGAGAACCTCTACATCTACGGTCGCTACTTCGGCCTGCCGGGCAAGGTCTGCCACGAGAAGGCCGATGAGCTGCTGGCCTTCGCCCAGCTCGAAGACAAGGCCAAGAGCAAGGTCGAGCAGCTCTCGGGCGGCATGAAGCGGCGCCTCACGATCGCGCGCGGGCTCATCAACGACCCCCGGATCCTCCTCCTGGACGAGCCGACCACGGGCCTGGACCCGCAGGCCCGTCACGTGCTGTGGGACCGGCTGTTCCGTCTCAAGGAGCGCGGTACGACGCTCGTCCTCACCACGCACTACATGGACGAGGCCGAGCAGCTGTGCGACCGGCTCATCGTGGTCGACAAGGGGCGCATCATGGCCGAGGGGACGCCGGCCTCGCTCATCCGCGAGCACTCCAGCCGCGAAGTCCTCGAGGTGCGCTTCGGGTCCGATCGCAACGAGCAGGTCGCCCCGCAGCTGCAGGGTCTCGGCGACAGCGTCGAGGTCCTGCCCGACCGCATCCTCATCTACACCGACAACGGTGAACGTGCGCTCGAACGCGTCACCCAGCTCGGGTTCGAGCCGATCACCTCGCTGGTGCGCCGCTCCAGCCTCGAAGACGTCTTCCTCCGCCTGACCGGAAGGTCGCTGATCGAATGA
- a CDS encoding XRE family transcriptional regulator: protein MALPTAASTTPLHLTTLGHRIRHHRLSRGFTLDELGEQVGVAGSQLSLIENGKREPKLSLLQAIAGATGVEVTDLLSTEPPNRRAALEIELARAQTSPVFRQLGVAPIKVTKSMTDETLESILALHRELQRREREAIATPEEARRANTELRVRMRDAHNYLPDIERLAEKQLKAAGHVSGALTHRTVSIMAEQLGFELIYVNDLPHSARSVTDLEHGRIYLPPASIPGGHGLRSMALQAMAHRLLGHERPTDYADFLQQRLEINYYAACCLMPETAAVSFLQQAKKDRNLAVEDFRDAFGVTHEAAAMRLTNLLTHHLGIPLHFLRVDGNGGISRVYENDDLPVPMDVTGSVEGQIVCRQWSARSAFEEQNRTTEHYQYTDTPAGTFWCSTQTGVTRDGEFSITVGVPFDDAKWFRGRETATRATSTCPDESCCRRPPADVASRWSGKAWPSARVHQHMFSPLPRGAFPGVDDTEVYAFLERHSPAE, encoded by the coding sequence ATGGCGCTTCCCACCGCGGCCTCGACGACACCGCTGCACCTCACGACGCTGGGTCACCGGATCCGACACCACCGGCTCTCCCGCGGTTTCACGCTCGACGAGCTCGGAGAGCAGGTCGGCGTCGCCGGCAGCCAGCTCAGCCTCATCGAAAACGGCAAGCGGGAGCCGAAGCTGTCGCTGCTGCAGGCGATCGCCGGGGCCACCGGGGTCGAGGTCACCGACCTCCTCTCCACCGAGCCGCCCAATCGCCGCGCGGCGCTGGAGATCGAGCTCGCGCGGGCGCAGACGAGTCCCGTCTTCCGCCAGCTGGGGGTCGCCCCCATCAAGGTCACGAAGTCGATGACCGATGAGACGCTCGAATCGATCCTGGCCCTGCATCGCGAGCTGCAACGTCGCGAGCGCGAGGCGATCGCGACGCCGGAGGAAGCCCGCCGCGCCAACACCGAGCTGCGGGTGCGGATGCGCGACGCCCACAACTACCTCCCCGACATCGAACGCCTCGCCGAGAAGCAGCTGAAGGCGGCCGGCCACGTCTCCGGCGCCCTCACCCACCGCACCGTGAGCATCATGGCCGAGCAGCTCGGCTTCGAGCTGATCTACGTCAACGATCTGCCGCACTCGGCGCGCTCGGTCACCGACCTCGAGCACGGCCGCATCTACCTGCCTCCCGCTTCGATCCCCGGCGGGCACGGCCTGCGCTCCATGGCCCTGCAGGCGATGGCGCACCGCCTGCTGGGGCACGAGCGGCCCACCGACTACGCCGACTTCCTCCAGCAGCGTCTGGAGATCAACTACTACGCCGCGTGCTGCCTCATGCCCGAAACCGCCGCGGTGTCCTTCCTCCAGCAGGCGAAGAAGGACCGGAACCTCGCCGTCGAAGACTTCCGCGACGCGTTCGGGGTGACCCACGAAGCCGCGGCGATGCGCCTGACGAATCTCCTCACCCACCATCTCGGCATCCCACTGCACTTCCTGCGGGTCGACGGCAACGGCGGGATCTCCCGCGTGTACGAGAACGACGACCTTCCAGTGCCGATGGATGTCACGGGGTCGGTCGAAGGGCAGATCGTGTGCCGGCAGTGGTCGGCGCGCTCGGCGTTCGAAGAGCAGAACCGCACCACGGAGCATTACCAGTACACCGATACCCCGGCGGGCACCTTCTGGTGTTCGACACAGACGGGCGTGACCAGAGACGGGGAGTTCTCCATCACGGTCGGCGTGCCCTTCGACGACGCCAAATGGTTCCGCGGTCGCGAGACGGCCACGCGGGCGACATCCACCTGCCCCGACGAATCGTGCTGCCGTCGTCCGCCCGCTGACGTCGCCTCGCGCTGGAGCGGCAAGGCCTGGCCGAGCGCGCGGGTGCACCAGCACATGTTCTCCCCTCTCCCCCGCGGCGCGTTCCCGGGAGTCGACGACACCGAGGTGTACGCCTTCCTCGAGCGGCACTCCCCGGCGGAGTAG
- a CDS encoding winged helix DNA-binding domain-containing protein encodes MRRPHAGSGSVLTRRLRSHRLSAPAPTLEGAADHMLAVQAQDFVGGRWALAARTRGAPSLSDVDALFDGGRLVRSWTMRGTLHIVPAADLPWILEATRARQERRAAPVLRREGVDGAVLVHAERAARRSLAAGERMTRADLFAAWDAAGIPTTGQRGYHLLSALAVAGVLCLGPVQQRPSRAVREQTVILVDDLRTDAAAPADPLVELIVGYIRGHGPASARDAAWWSGLPLTAVRSALADAGDRITVWREGVEPLYIDSAAAPRATAHRDALALPPFDEYYLSYDDRSAACAPEHLDRVGPSKNGMVRAVLIADGRVAGTWTPARGAAGIDLFDDDSLSVADARAAVARFSAFRAG; translated from the coding sequence ATGAGACGACCGCATGCCGGATCGGGGAGCGTCCTCACTCGACGACTGCGCTCGCATCGGCTCAGCGCGCCCGCCCCGACGCTCGAGGGCGCGGCCGACCACATGCTCGCGGTGCAGGCGCAGGACTTCGTCGGCGGACGATGGGCGCTCGCCGCCCGCACGCGTGGTGCTCCGTCGCTCTCCGACGTCGATGCGCTCTTCGACGGCGGCCGGCTGGTGCGCTCGTGGACGATGCGGGGGACGCTGCACATCGTCCCCGCAGCGGACCTCCCCTGGATCCTGGAGGCGACCCGGGCGCGGCAGGAGCGCCGTGCCGCCCCTGTGCTCCGGCGCGAGGGGGTCGACGGCGCCGTGCTGGTGCACGCCGAGCGGGCCGCGCGCCGATCGCTCGCGGCCGGCGAGCGGATGACCCGCGCCGACCTCTTCGCCGCGTGGGATGCCGCCGGCATCCCGACCACGGGGCAGCGCGGCTATCACCTTCTCTCCGCGCTCGCCGTGGCGGGTGTGCTGTGCCTGGGGCCGGTGCAACAGCGGCCGAGCCGTGCGGTGCGCGAGCAGACCGTCATCCTCGTCGATGACCTGAGGACGGATGCCGCGGCACCGGCCGATCCTCTCGTCGAGCTGATCGTCGGCTACATCCGCGGCCACGGGCCGGCTTCCGCGCGCGATGCGGCGTGGTGGTCGGGGCTGCCGCTCACGGCCGTCCGCTCGGCGCTCGCCGATGCCGGCGATCGCATCACCGTCTGGCGCGAGGGCGTCGAGCCGCTCTACATCGACTCCGCCGCTGCGCCCCGTGCGACGGCGCATCGCGACGCGCTGGCGCTCCCGCCCTTCGACGAGTACTACCTATCGTACGACGACCGCTCGGCCGCGTGCGCGCCGGAGCATCTCGACCGGGTCGGACCGTCGAAGAACGGGATGGTCCGCGCCGTGCTGATCGCCGACGGTCGGGTGGCGGGCACCTGGACGCCGGCCAGAGGGGCCGCCGGCATCGACCTGTTCGACGACGACAGCCTCTCCGTCGCGGACGCGCGCGCGGCGGTCGCTCGATTCAGCGCGTTCCGCGCGGGGTGA